TACTCGCGGAGGCCAGTTATGCCCAGAAGACCAACAGCCATTCTGTCATTGGAGGCGGGGGTTGTCAATATGTGCGACGGCGTGAAAAGTCGAAGTTGCGGGACGAGGATTTCGCAAGACTTCAGTCCGGCATCTTTAGGCAAGATCGATTCGAGTTCGGAGCATGACAGGGTAGGCGGGACGAGGAGTGCGCCACTGGCGCAACTAATGTGCGCTCACGTTGAATTCGCAGCGGCGGTTTAGCGCGTACGAATCTTCGGTGGCGCCGAGATCGGCGGGACGTTCTTCGCCGTAGCTGATCGTCGTGATGCGGGCGCCGTTGACGCCGAGGTTCATGAGGTGATGGCGAACGGCGAGCGCGCGTTGTTCGCCGAGAGCGAGGTTGTACTCCTGGGTGCCGCGTTCGTCGCAGTGGCCTTCGACTTGAATCTGTGAATCGCGGCGTTCGCCCGTGAAGACCGATGCATTGCCGCGCAATGCCGTCAACGCATCCGAGCGAAGGGCGTAGCTGTCGTAGTCAAAGTAGACGGCTTTCACCTGCCCGATATCGGACTTGTTTGCAGCAAAATCGTCGAGTGCGGCAGTTCCGTTGACGCCTGCGCCACCGGAATCGTCGTGGTGCGCTTGAAGCGCCATCTGTTGCGGCGCGTTTCGAGCGCAACCCGCGGCGAAAATCGGCGCGACACAAACAACCAGCGCAACTGTCCGGACGATGCTGTTCATGCGATTCATGCTCCCGTGCGTTTGTAACCGGCGTGGCAGATGAATC
The genomic region above belongs to Candidatus Hydrogenedentota bacterium and contains:
- a CDS encoding OmpA family protein; protein product: MNRMNSIVRTVALVVCVAPIFAAGCARNAPQQMALQAHHDDSGGAGVNGTAALDDFAANKSDIGQVKAVYFDYDSYALRSDALTALRGNASVFTGERRDSQIQVEGHCDERGTQEYNLALGEQRALAVRHHLMNLGVNGARITTISYGEERPADLGATEDSYALNRRCEFNVSAH